From a region of the Streptomyces sp. B21-083 genome:
- a CDS encoding potassium/proton antiporter, whose amino-acid sequence MSDVRDPRACSARAREGNGPLNVHDLNQLLLVCSLVLLIAVAAVRISSRSGLPSLLVYLGIGIAMGQDGIGDIHFDNAELTQVIGYAALVVILAEGGLGTKWKEIKPALPAASALALAGVAVSVGITATAAHYLVGLEWRQAFIIGAVVSSTDAAAVFSVLRKIPLPARVTGTLEAESGFNDAPVVILVVSLSTAGPVEHWYKLLGVIVMELAIGAAIGIAVGWLGSWGLRHVALPASGLYPIAVMAIAVTGYAAGAMAHGSGFLAVYLAAMVLGNAKLPHWPATRGFADGLGWIAQIGMFVLLGLQVTPHEMGDDIWPALVIGLALTMVARPLSVIVSLTPFRVPWQEQTLMSWAGLRGAVPIILATIPMVSGIEDSRRIFNIVFVLVVVYTLVQGPTLPWLARQLHLGKGSEADDLGIESAPLERLHGHLLSVAIPDGSKMHGVEVGELRLPPGAGVTLVVRDEKSFVPLPTTILHRGDELLVVTTDPVRDATERRLRAVGQGGKLAQWLGTGGNGAEA is encoded by the coding sequence GTGTCCGATGTACGTGACCCGCGCGCGTGCAGTGCGCGGGCCAGGGAAGGGAACGGCCCGCTGAACGTCCACGACCTCAACCAGCTCCTGCTCGTCTGCTCGCTCGTCCTCCTCATCGCTGTGGCAGCGGTCCGGATCTCCTCGCGCAGCGGGCTCCCCAGCCTGCTCGTGTACCTGGGGATCGGCATCGCCATGGGCCAGGACGGCATCGGCGACATCCACTTCGACAACGCCGAACTGACCCAGGTCATCGGGTACGCGGCCCTGGTCGTGATCCTGGCCGAGGGCGGCCTGGGCACGAAGTGGAAGGAGATCAAGCCGGCCCTCCCGGCCGCCTCCGCGCTGGCGCTGGCGGGCGTCGCGGTGAGCGTCGGGATCACGGCGACGGCGGCGCACTACCTGGTCGGGCTCGAGTGGCGGCAGGCGTTCATCATCGGCGCGGTGGTGTCCTCGACGGACGCGGCGGCGGTCTTCTCCGTCCTGCGGAAAATCCCCCTCCCCGCGCGCGTGACAGGCACCCTGGAGGCCGAGTCGGGCTTCAACGACGCCCCGGTGGTCATCCTGGTCGTCTCACTGTCCACGGCGGGCCCGGTCGAGCACTGGTACAAGCTGCTCGGCGTGATCGTCATGGAGCTGGCCATCGGCGCGGCCATCGGCATCGCGGTCGGCTGGCTCGGCTCCTGGGGCCTCCGACACGTGGCCCTGCCCGCCTCCGGCCTCTACCCCATCGCCGTGATGGCGATCGCGGTCACCGGCTACGCGGCCGGCGCCATGGCCCACGGCAGCGGCTTCCTCGCTGTCTACCTGGCCGCCATGGTCCTCGGCAACGCCAAGCTGCCGCACTGGCCGGCCACCCGCGGCTTCGCCGACGGACTCGGCTGGATCGCCCAGATCGGCATGTTCGTCCTGCTCGGCCTGCAGGTGACCCCGCACGAGATGGGCGACGACATCTGGCCCGCGCTCGTCATAGGACTGGCCCTGACCATGGTGGCGCGCCCGCTCAGCGTGATCGTCAGCCTGACGCCGTTCCGCGTGCCGTGGCAGGAGCAGACCCTGATGTCCTGGGCCGGGCTGCGCGGAGCCGTGCCCATCATCCTGGCGACGATCCCCATGGTGAGCGGCATCGAGGACAGCCGTCGCATCTTCAACATCGTCTTCGTCCTGGTCGTCGTCTACACCCTCGTCCAGGGCCCGACGCTCCCCTGGCTGGCCCGCCAACTGCACCTCGGCAAGGGCTCTGAGGCCGACGACCTCGGCATCGAATCAGCACCCCTGGAGCGGCTGCACGGGCATCTGCTGTCCGTCGCGATACCCGACGGCTCCAAGATGCACGGCGTCGAGGTGGGTGAGCTGAGGCTGCCACCGGGCGCCGGGGTCACCCTCGTCGTCCGAGATGAAAAATCGTTCGTTCCGCTACCGACGACCATCCTGCACCGCGGTGACGAACTCCTCGTGGTGACCACCGACCCGGTCCGCGACGCCACGGAACGCCGGCTGCGGGCCGTGGGACAGGGCGGCAAGCTGGCGCAGTGGCTGGGGACGGGCGGGAACGGAGCAGAGGCGTGA
- a CDS encoding MFS transporter — protein sequence MASTVTYGQLLRTPGAWTFLLPGFAARQPFAMLTISIVLLVQHTTGSYGTAGAVAAVTGVSMALCAPYGGRLADRHGQRTVLVPGVVLHTLSGLTLTTLALTGAPLWTLFSAAALTGATTPQIGPMVRARWAAKLQDSPLMPTAAAFESVTDELTFVFGPLLATALCTALDPAAGLVTEAALTLLGGLLFAAQKSTQPPVAGDNALSGRHARGERVSALGIPGVRVLIVAFLGIGAVFGGMQVSLAAFSESTGNPGLNGVLYGVFAAGNMLSGLVCGAVAWRMAPQRRLVAGYTALAVTASGLWTAESALTLAGLGLLVGMCIAPALITGYTLVDSLVPAGARTEAFTWLTGAVALGQAAAVTVAGQLEDHLWDGAGFLVPMGGTLLALATLLSLRSRLTPEPANRPASRTLARGVGHRVPVTVD from the coding sequence GTGGCATCCACGGTCACCTACGGACAGTTGCTCCGCACCCCCGGCGCCTGGACGTTCCTGCTCCCCGGTTTCGCCGCGCGACAGCCGTTCGCGATGCTCACCATCTCCATCGTGCTGCTCGTCCAGCACACCACCGGCTCATATGGGACAGCCGGCGCCGTGGCCGCTGTCACCGGCGTCTCCATGGCCCTGTGCGCGCCCTACGGGGGCCGCCTGGCCGACCGCCACGGCCAGCGCACGGTCCTCGTCCCCGGCGTCGTCCTGCACACCCTGTCCGGCCTCACCCTGACGACGCTGGCGCTGACCGGCGCCCCCCTGTGGACGCTGTTCAGCGCCGCCGCCCTGACCGGCGCCACCACACCCCAGATCGGCCCCATGGTCCGCGCCCGCTGGGCGGCGAAGCTCCAGGACTCGCCCCTCATGCCGACGGCGGCGGCCTTCGAGTCCGTCACCGACGAGCTGACCTTCGTCTTCGGCCCGCTGCTCGCCACCGCTCTGTGCACCGCCCTCGACCCGGCCGCCGGCCTGGTCACCGAGGCCGCGCTGACCCTTCTCGGCGGCCTCCTGTTCGCGGCGCAGAAGAGCACTCAGCCGCCGGTGGCCGGCGACAACGCGCTCAGCGGACGGCACGCGCGCGGGGAACGTGTTTCGGCACTGGGCATCCCCGGGGTACGCGTCCTGATCGTCGCCTTCCTGGGTATCGGGGCCGTCTTCGGCGGGATGCAGGTCTCGCTCGCCGCGTTCAGCGAGTCCACCGGCAACCCCGGCCTGAACGGCGTCCTTTACGGGGTCTTCGCCGCCGGCAACATGCTTTCCGGCCTGGTCTGCGGAGCCGTCGCCTGGCGCATGGCCCCGCAGCGGCGCCTGGTCGCCGGGTACACGGCCCTCGCGGTCACCGCCTCCGGCCTGTGGACGGCGGAGTCCGCGCTGACGCTGGCCGGGCTGGGCCTGCTGGTCGGCATGTGTATTGCGCCCGCGCTGATCACCGGCTACACCCTGGTCGACAGTCTGGTCCCGGCGGGCGCCCGTACCGAGGCGTTCACCTGGCTGACCGGCGCGGTCGCCCTCGGCCAGGCGGCGGCCGTCACCGTCGCCGGTCAGCTGGAGGACCACCTCTGGGACGGCGCCGGGTTCCTGGTCCCCATGGGCGGCACCCTGCTGGCCCTCGCGACCCTCTTGTCCCTGCGTTCACGGCTCACGCCGGAGCCGGCGAACCGCCCGGCGAGCCGGACGCTCGCACGTGGCGTCGGTCACCGCGTGCCGGTGACAGTGGACTGA
- a CDS encoding FmdB family zinc ribbon protein — translation MPTYQYQCTECGEGLEAVQKFTDDALTECPACNGRLKKVFSAVGIVFKGSGFYRNDSRGSSSSSAPASKPSTASSSTSSSSDSSSSSSSSSSSGSSSSSSSSSGSSSSSSTSSAA, via the coding sequence GTGCCGACCTACCAGTACCAGTGCACCGAGTGCGGCGAGGGCCTTGAAGCGGTCCAGAAGTTCACGGACGACGCCCTGACCGAGTGCCCCGCCTGCAACGGCCGCCTGAAGAAGGTGTTCTCCGCGGTCGGCATCGTCTTCAAGGGCTCCGGCTTCTACCGCAACGACAGCCGCGGCTCGTCGTCGAGCAGTGCGCCCGCGTCGAAGCCGTCGACGGCCTCTTCTTCGACGTCGTCCTCCTCGGACTCGTCGTCGAGTTCGTCGAGCTCCTCGTCGTCGGGCTCGTCCTCGTCGTCCAGCTCCTCGTCGGGCTCCAGCAGCTCGTCGAGCACCAGCTCGGCCGCGTAG
- a CDS encoding S-methyl-5'-thioadenosine phosphorylase, whose product MVNQANSAGAEIGVIGGSGFYSFLDDVTEIQVDTPYGSPSDSLFFGELAGRRVAFLPRHGRGHHLPPHRINYRANLWALRSVGVRQVLAPCAVGGLRPEYGPGTLLVPDQLVDRTKSRAGTFFDGLPLPGGAVPNVVHVSLADPYCPVGRAVALEAARGRDWTPVDGGTLAVIEGPRFSTRAESLWYRAQGWSVVGMTGHPEAALARELELCYTTLALVTDLDAGAETGEGVSHEEVLQVFAQNVDRMRGVLSDAVAALPAGETRDCLCTKALGGMDPGFELP is encoded by the coding sequence ATGGTGAATCAGGCGAATTCCGCGGGTGCCGAGATCGGTGTGATCGGTGGCTCCGGCTTCTACTCCTTCCTCGACGACGTGACCGAGATACAGGTCGACACACCGTACGGCTCCCCCAGTGACTCCCTGTTCTTCGGTGAGCTCGCCGGCCGCCGGGTCGCCTTCCTGCCCCGGCACGGACGCGGTCACCATCTGCCGCCGCACCGCATCAACTACCGCGCCAACCTCTGGGCGTTGCGTTCGGTCGGCGTACGCCAGGTGCTCGCCCCGTGCGCGGTGGGCGGGCTGCGGCCCGAGTACGGCCCGGGCACACTGCTCGTGCCGGACCAGCTGGTCGACCGTACGAAGTCCCGGGCGGGGACGTTCTTCGACGGGCTGCCACTGCCCGGCGGTGCCGTCCCGAACGTGGTGCACGTGTCTCTCGCCGACCCCTACTGCCCGGTCGGCCGCGCGGTCGCGCTGGAGGCGGCGCGTGGGCGTGACTGGACGCCGGTGGACGGCGGCACGCTGGCCGTGATCGAGGGGCCGCGGTTTTCGACCCGCGCCGAATCCCTCTGGTACCGGGCGCAGGGCTGGTCGGTGGTGGGCATGACGGGCCATCCCGAGGCGGCGCTGGCCCGTGAACTGGAGCTCTGCTACACGACGTTGGCCCTCGTCACCGACCTCGACGCGGGCGCGGAGACCGGCGAGGGCGTCTCCCACGAGGAGGTGCTCCAGGTGTTCGCGCAGAACGTGGACCGGATGCGGGGTGTGCTGTCCGACGCGGTGGCCGCGCTGCCGGCGGGCGAGACACGGGACTGCCTGTGCACGAAGGCGCTGGGCGGGATGGATCCGGGCTTCGAACTGCCCTGA
- a CDS encoding RcpC/CpaB family pilus assembly protein, whose translation MRSVPLVPAPCEVPHFAPVRVRGGRYQLRRLVRHRRRVLALGLAVTAAAIVAAGPRETTGPPPDVGRVRGHPVADPVRARPAVEMVTAPVRIADAATVRLLRPGDRVDVIAAEDSPTGTAARVVARRARVTQVPQAPTPQDSVAEGGALVVLSVPHATASRLAGAGATARLAVTLW comes from the coding sequence GTGCGATCCGTCCCGCTCGTCCCCGCGCCCTGCGAGGTGCCGCACTTCGCCCCCGTGCGGGTGCGCGGCGGGCGGTATCAACTGCGGCGCCTGGTACGGCACCGGAGGCGGGTGCTCGCCCTCGGCCTCGCCGTCACGGCGGCGGCGATCGTCGCGGCGGGCCCACGCGAGACGACGGGGCCACCGCCCGATGTCGGCCGGGTCCGGGGTCACCCCGTGGCGGATCCCGTACGGGCACGCCCGGCGGTGGAGATGGTGACAGCGCCGGTCCGGATCGCCGACGCGGCCACGGTCCGGTTGCTGCGGCCCGGTGACCGGGTCGACGTCATCGCGGCCGAGGACTCTCCGACGGGCACCGCCGCCAGGGTGGTCGCGCGCCGGGCACGGGTGACGCAGGTGCCGCAGGCCCCGACGCCGCAGGACAGCGTGGCCGAGGGCGGGGCGCTGGTCGTGCTCTCGGTGCCGCACGCCACGGCGTCCCGGCTGGCCGGCGCGGGCGCGACAGCGCGGTTGGCGGTGACCCTGTGGTGA
- the mscL gene encoding large conductance mechanosensitive channel protein MscL: MSEKKKPSVWDGFKAFLTRGNVVDLAVAVVIGTAFTNIVNSVVKGVINPLVGAFGTKNLDNYSSCIKDPCTGTGDTATGIRIMWGSVLGSTLTFLITAAVVYFLMVLPMAKYLARVSARQKAKEGAQEVIEVSELEVLKEIRDALVAQRGTGHNER, from the coding sequence GTGAGCGAGAAGAAGAAACCGAGCGTCTGGGACGGCTTCAAAGCCTTCCTGACGCGCGGCAACGTCGTCGATCTGGCGGTAGCGGTGGTCATCGGTACCGCGTTCACCAACATCGTCAACTCGGTGGTCAAGGGCGTCATCAACCCCCTGGTGGGGGCATTCGGGACCAAGAACCTGGACAACTACAGCTCCTGCATCAAGGACCCCTGCACCGGCACCGGCGACACCGCGACCGGCATCCGGATCATGTGGGGCTCGGTCCTGGGCTCCACGCTCACCTTCCTGATCACCGCGGCCGTCGTCTACTTCCTGATGGTCCTGCCGATGGCGAAGTACCTGGCCAGGGTGTCCGCACGCCAGAAGGCGAAGGAAGGCGCGCAGGAGGTCATCGAGGTGAGCGAGCTGGAGGTCCTCAAGGAGATCCGCGACGCCCTGGTGGCCCAGCGGGGCACCGGACACAACGAGCGGTAA
- a CDS encoding RNA-guided endonuclease InsQ/TnpB family protein translates to MSRFRMYPTSEQSGIMLDHCAHARYVWNLAVEQHAHWYKGRRVAPGFAEQCRQLTEARRDNAWLAAGNADVQQQALKDFARAKNARFASGFGEPRWRRKHVHEGFRVIGTDRVPEFAPDGSPKLNARGKQVMGRLVVVRKLNRTWAQVKVPGCGWVRFRLTRRKLPEAKTFRVTFRNGQWHVAFAVVPAPVDAPGTGEVIGIDRGVRITAALSDGRKLNCPQLTVRERAQIRKHQRRAARAPKGSEAKTAGYAMVARLRAREVDRRKDWCEKTSTMLARDYDLVRFEKLNIANMTASAKGTVEQPGKQVRQKAGLNRAILAQGWGLLRRRTEHKAPGRVEDVPAPFTSMRCSACGWIEKKSRKSQADFVCVSCGFTCNADENAANNVAAGQGGIPRPRHTAGVGGTTRATSPSSVREPQPIWVGIPLFSFEDGGGCQEAEVEEDVMHLVARTCGHSVYGVGIDQGVVSVEFEEEIDVIMKRQ, encoded by the coding sequence ATGTCCCGGTTTCGGATGTACCCGACGAGCGAGCAGTCGGGCATCATGCTCGACCACTGTGCGCACGCCCGGTACGTGTGGAACCTCGCTGTCGAGCAGCACGCGCACTGGTACAAGGGTCGTAGGGTCGCGCCCGGTTTTGCCGAGCAGTGCCGTCAGCTCACCGAAGCCCGGCGCGACAACGCATGGTTGGCGGCCGGGAACGCGGATGTGCAGCAGCAGGCCCTGAAGGACTTCGCCAGGGCCAAGAACGCCAGGTTCGCCTCCGGCTTCGGTGAGCCTAGATGGCGCAGGAAGCACGTACACGAGGGCTTCCGGGTCATTGGCACTGACCGGGTGCCGGAGTTCGCGCCGGACGGGTCGCCCAAGCTGAACGCCAGGGGCAAGCAGGTGATGGGCCGCTTGGTCGTGGTGCGTAAGCTCAACCGCACGTGGGCGCAAGTCAAGGTGCCCGGCTGCGGATGGGTGCGCTTCCGGCTCACCCGGCGCAAGCTGCCGGAGGCGAAGACGTTCCGCGTCACCTTCCGCAACGGGCAATGGCATGTGGCGTTCGCGGTCGTGCCCGCGCCGGTCGACGCGCCGGGCACGGGTGAGGTCATCGGCATTGATCGGGGCGTGAGAATCACCGCGGCTCTCTCGGACGGACGGAAGCTGAACTGTCCGCAGTTGACCGTCAGGGAACGTGCCCAGATCCGGAAGCACCAGCGCCGTGCGGCCCGCGCTCCGAAGGGCAGTGAGGCCAAAACCGCTGGGTACGCCATGGTCGCCAGGCTCAGGGCACGTGAAGTCGACCGGCGTAAGGACTGGTGTGAGAAGACCAGCACGATGCTCGCCCGTGACTATGACCTGGTGCGGTTCGAGAAGCTGAACATCGCGAACATGACCGCCTCAGCAAAGGGGACGGTCGAGCAGCCTGGGAAGCAGGTCAGGCAGAAGGCCGGGCTGAACCGGGCAATCCTGGCCCAGGGCTGGGGCTTGCTCCGTCGGCGCACCGAGCACAAGGCCCCTGGACGGGTCGAGGATGTACCTGCCCCCTTCACCTCTATGCGGTGCAGTGCCTGCGGATGGATCGAGAAGAAGTCGCGCAAGAGCCAAGCCGACTTCGTCTGTGTGTCCTGCGGGTTCACCTGCAACGCCGACGAGAACGCAGCAAACAACGTCGCGGCAGGACAGGGCGGGATCCCCCGCCCCCGGCACACTGCCGGTGTCGGAGGGACGACAAGGGCCACCAGCCCTTCGAGCGTCCGTGAACCTCAACCCATCTGGGTTGGAATCCCCCTCTTTTCTTTTGAGGACGGGGGAGGATGTCAAGAAGCAGAGGTCGAAGAAGACGTGATGCACCTTGTCGCACGTACGTGCGGTCACTCTGTGTACGGTGTAGGTATCGACCAAGGTGTCGTCAGCGTCGAGTTCGAGGAAGAAATCGACGTCATAATGAAACGGCAATGA
- a CDS encoding P1 family peptidase, which produces MTVDALTDVAGLRVGHATRTGDGWLTGTTVVLAPEGGAVAAVDVRGGGPGTKETDALDPRNVVRTVEAVVLTGGSAYGLDSASGVMAWLEERGRGVRVGPGPGHVVPVVPAACVFDLGRGGDFRARPDAATGRAAVEAAATSEPGAPVPEGCVGAGTGAVVGHLKGGVGTASAVLPSGITVAALVVSNAAGFSVDPETGVLYGELFEGRRVEYPAAGVHEAARRRLAEVAAQAPLPPLNTTLAVVATDAALSKAQAQKVAGTAHDGIARAVRPVHLLTDGDTVFTLATGARPLAEDNPLALNEILEAGADLVTRAIVRAVRAAESVAGPGGAWPSYRELYGELPGCCPGTPGEPGTPTPRGGNSGRFLLG; this is translated from the coding sequence ATGACAGTTGACGCTCTGACAGATGTCGCCGGCCTGCGGGTGGGGCACGCGACCCGTACCGGTGACGGGTGGCTCACCGGGACGACGGTCGTGCTCGCACCGGAGGGTGGAGCCGTGGCGGCTGTGGACGTGCGGGGCGGCGGACCCGGCACCAAGGAGACGGACGCTCTGGATCCGCGAAACGTGGTGCGGACCGTCGAGGCGGTGGTGCTGACGGGCGGCAGTGCGTACGGGCTGGACTCGGCGTCGGGAGTGATGGCGTGGCTGGAGGAGCGGGGTCGCGGGGTGCGGGTCGGGCCCGGTCCCGGGCACGTCGTGCCGGTGGTGCCCGCCGCCTGCGTCTTCGACCTGGGCCGGGGAGGCGACTTCCGGGCCCGGCCGGACGCGGCCACCGGTCGGGCAGCCGTCGAGGCGGCCGCCACGAGCGAACCCGGCGCGCCCGTCCCGGAGGGGTGCGTGGGCGCCGGTACGGGGGCCGTGGTCGGGCATCTCAAGGGCGGGGTCGGCACCGCGAGCGCTGTCCTCCCCTCAGGGATCACGGTGGCGGCGCTGGTGGTGTCCAACGCGGCGGGGTTCTCGGTGGATCCGGAAACGGGGGTGCTGTACGGGGAGTTGTTCGAGGGGCGGCGGGTCGAGTACCCGGCGGCCGGTGTGCACGAGGCGGCGCGGCGGCGGCTGGCCGAGGTCGCCGCGCAGGCTCCTCTTCCGCCGCTGAACACCACGCTGGCGGTGGTCGCGACCGACGCGGCACTGTCGAAGGCGCAGGCGCAGAAGGTGGCCGGCACGGCGCATGACGGCATCGCGCGGGCCGTACGGCCGGTGCATCTGCTCACCGACGGGGACACCGTATTCACGTTGGCGACGGGGGCACGTCCGTTGGCCGAGGACAACCCGCTAGCGCTGAACGAGATCCTGGAGGCGGGTGCGGATCTTGTGACGCGGGCGATCGTCCGGGCGGTGCGGGCGGCGGAGTCGGTGGCGGGGCCGGGTGGGGCGTGGCCGTCGTACAGGGAGTTGTACGGGGAGCTGCCTGGGTGCTGTCCGGGGACTCCAGGGGAGCCGGGGACGCCGACGCCGAGGGGCGGTAACTCCGGCCGCTTTCTTCTCGGTTGA
- a CDS encoding L,D-transpeptidase: protein MVGALSLTACGGNNSGDNDGKGGKGGSGSGKGSNSVATSAVRIAISAKDGSAGASVNTTGVKVSGGTLTDVRMTVAETGAAVAGAVSADGRSWQPARQLERGTRYRIAATAKDADGRTQAADSTFTTVSKANSFIGTYTPDNGTTVGVGMPVSFTFDKAISDQAAVRSHITVTSSSGQEVVGHWFGAQRLDFRPEEYWKAGSKVTMKIDLDGVKGANGAVGVQKKTVSFTIGRSQVSTVDVNTQTMTVVRDGQTVKSIPISAGAPEFTTYNGQMVISEKLRETRMDSRTVDLANAYDIKDVPNAMRLTTSGTFVHGNYWYKKSNPPFGRTGMSHGCVGLRDEQGGQGDTPAKWFFDHSSIGDVVIVKNSADKQVAPDNGLNGWNMSWSEWTAASDA from the coding sequence ATGGTCGGCGCCCTGAGCCTCACCGCGTGCGGTGGCAACAACAGCGGAGACAACGACGGCAAGGGGGGCAAGGGCGGTAGTGGCAGCGGCAAGGGCAGCAACTCCGTCGCGACGTCGGCCGTGCGGATCGCCATCTCCGCGAAGGACGGTTCGGCGGGCGCGTCGGTCAACACGACCGGTGTGAAGGTCAGCGGCGGCACGCTGACCGACGTGCGGATGACCGTCGCGGAGACGGGGGCGGCCGTGGCGGGGGCGGTCTCCGCGGACGGGCGCAGCTGGCAGCCGGCGCGGCAGTTGGAACGTGGGACGCGGTACCGAATAGCGGCGACCGCGAAGGACGCCGACGGGCGGACCCAGGCCGCCGACTCGACCTTCACGACGGTTTCCAAGGCGAACAGCTTCATCGGGACGTACACACCGGACAACGGGACGACGGTGGGGGTGGGGATGCCGGTCTCGTTCACCTTCGACAAGGCCATCAGCGACCAGGCGGCCGTGCGGTCGCACATCACGGTGACGTCGAGCAGCGGGCAGGAGGTGGTGGGGCACTGGTTCGGGGCGCAGCGGCTCGACTTCCGTCCCGAGGAGTACTGGAAGGCCGGCTCCAAGGTCACGATGAAGATCGACCTGGACGGGGTGAAGGGCGCCAACGGCGCGGTCGGGGTGCAGAAGAAGACCGTGAGCTTCACGATCGGGCGCTCGCAGGTGTCCACGGTCGACGTCAACACGCAGACCATGACGGTCGTACGGGACGGGCAGACCGTCAAGAGCATCCCGATCTCGGCCGGCGCCCCGGAGTTCACCACGTACAACGGGCAGATGGTGATCTCCGAGAAGCTGCGGGAGACGCGGATGGACAGCCGGACGGTCGATCTGGCCAACGCGTACGACATCAAGGACGTACCGAACGCGATGCGGTTGACCACCTCCGGGACCTTCGTCCACGGCAACTACTGGTACAAGAAGAGCAACCCGCCCTTCGGGCGCACGGGCATGAGCCACGGCTGTGTGGGGCTGCGGGACGAGCAGGGGGGTCAGGGGGACACGCCCGCCAAGTGGTTCTTCGACCACTCGTCGATCGGTGACGTCGTCATCGTCAAGAACTCCGCCGACAAGCAGGTCGCGCCGGACAACGGTCTCAACGGCTGGAACATGTCGTGGAGCGAGTGGACCGCGGCGAGCGATGCCTGA